The genomic region ttagaaatatttcaagatttcaaatatactcataatttttcttacagCCAGTGTGAAAAGCATATTTTAAAACTTGGATATATACATTCCAAAGCATTTCCTACTCTAATACTTTGACAGAATGCATAATAggagtaaaattgaaatatagaaCGTTCCGCTCACCGTCATCGCCAATACCGTTTCGTTGTCTCTGCGTTGTCATTTGGGGCTCATCGACTAGCGGCGTGGACGTATTAGAATGTGGTTCCACGAGAGGACTCAATGGCGCTCCGCTTGTGCTTACTGATGATACCACTGCCTCTGTTTTTAATGACATCGAAGGTTGTGATTGACAAATGGCTGTCACCATACCATTTGTTGTTGTACTGCCATTACTGTTGCTACTGGTTGCATATCGAGGATATGGTTGAAATCTATTACAACAGAAATATATGGGTCAAATCACTTTTCCTAAcacaaaagaaaggaaaagaaaaactaaataaaattctaataccTTCTAGTTGTAGTCAGTATTGGCTCGGTTTTTGTGTtctgattatttaaaatacgagCATGTAAAGATGCGGCTAATCCTTCTACTGGCAAAAGCTCGCCGTTTGATGTTGCCTGTGATGTATGTAATGATGGTGGCGGATGGGCCTGTGTGAGTGACTGAGAAGGATTGTCAGAGAAATACGATTCATGATAAGGTTTGATATCTGCACGAGGTAACTGCACTGGTGTGTATCTAAATaaggaaaaatgaattataaaatggaatttctaatttataagAACAGAATTACTGCTAGATAagcgtataatataataccttTGTGGTTGTGTTACTGGAGTAAATAACACAGATGATCTTGAAGTAGTGGTAGGAGTACATGTTGAAATGGCAGAAGAAGTTGGAGCGTAACTTGCTACGTGCGCTAGGGTTGATAAGCCAGCATCACCTTCTGCACTAGCTGGTCTACTGATAGGAGAATATACATTTTCTGGCCTTACAATTGCGCTCATATCAACAGCAGCATTTATTATAGATTGGTTGGAAATTTCTAGCGTTCTCTCTATTTCTCCACTGACCAAATCACCAATTGTTCTAGTGCCGAGCAATCCATTTCCTCCTGTTACAATACGATTATCATGACTCGATTGCCTCGAGTCGATTGTTGGCCTATCAGATGGTGTTAAATGAGAGGAAAGACGTTCTTGAGAGAGGTGACGACGAAGTGCTAATTTCGCAGGTGAAACCTATGGAAAAATGgtttacatattacataaaataattgagataaaattattataatattacctgtGTATAATCAGGAGTAGAAACATTTTGTGGCAATGCAATACGTTTTCTATCTTGCTCAGTCTGATTTTGTAATTGCACCTGTAGTTGCATTTGTTGTTgcttatttctattttgttgaTCTTCATTTAAAACACTCGTAATGATACTCTTTAACCTATCTTCGAAATTTGCAACCCTAGGAGGCTCCTGAGTTCTATTTGTTGTCtccttattatttatttgcgaTTGTGAGGACGAAATGGATGGTGAAGTAGTAGAAAAACTGAGAGATGCTTGTGGCAGTCTGGTTCTAGAATTAGTACTGGTACTAGTATTTTGTCTGTTTAATATCCGGCCAGCTTCTATTTGTCTGCCGGTTTCCAAGATCTTTTGCGCCAATATTTCTGGATTATTTTCCTGTATTTTCCCAATATCAGGAACATCAGGCCATTCTTGCGATCTAGAACGTCCTTCTCTATTTTTTCGTGACGATCCGCTCTTTCCATTTTGCTGCTGATGATGATGTTGACTTTGCGAGTGTTTAGAACCTAGTGCCTCTCTTTGTTGCTGAGCTATTGCAGCAACTTGTTTTTCATTGCTTGCTCTTTCCAGAACATTTAGTTCATGTTCCAGTTTGGATACCTGTAAATTTATTAGGATtcaatttatgtatttaaacatttattcgtatttaattgtatagtatattttttaataataaaaatgatgatAAGAACATTCTACCAACCTGACAATGTAATCTTTTACGTTGAGACAAAGTTgcagaaatttctttcaatatgTAATCCTGAGTAAGTGGTTGTGATGGATTTGATATGCCATTCGTATTTGTGAGACTACTATACTTTTCTTGTAATTCTTGATGTCTAAGCGCAGTTAATCTCGATTGTTCATTTTCCATAGATGCAACCTGGGCCTGTAGCTTACTTGCTTTAGCTTGCAACTGTTTGTGTCTAAGAACTATCTCCTTAGCCTTTGCAAGTAAATCTCCAGGCGATGTCGCATTTATACCTAACTCGGTCATTCTTGCTTTTAAAAGTGCTACACTATCATCAATTAATACctttatttgtttttctaaTTGCGCCGCTCTCGATTGTaactttgaatttctttctctttcttttgcaATATCTGTATTGACTGACACTCTGTACGAAGGAGTTCTCATTGATTCTAACATGAGCATAAATTGGTCCCTgcgtacaaaaatttatttgcataaaGAAATACGTATACAAACagcatacatatgtatattttacagaaaGCAAAGATACCTGTACAAGTCCAAAAGTATTTGTAATGCGTACGGAGTGGCGGACGGAGCAGGTGGTATACTAAGTTCTTCATGCACAGAGGTGGAATGTGACTGTAATGAAAGTGATAATGAAGACAGCTGTTGGTCCACGCAACCAGGCGCGGGTGGTGGTTTTTTCCCCAAAGCTTGTGGAGATGTACTCAGTAATGTTTGACTATGAAGTAAATCCAAAccagaaatattaattgcttTCTTGGGCTTTGATTTCTTCACGCCTCTTCCCCTCTGTCTGCCTCTAGCTGGGGGTCTTATACCATTTGATTTTCTATTTAGTTTTCTACGAATCTTATTTGATTGCCGACgatttttaatgttattcTCATCTGCATCAGAATCGCTATTCGTTCCTTGTTGCTCCGAATGATTCGGGCTTTCTAACTGCCTCGAAAGATCCCGTTTAGCTCTATCACCTCTCTCACCTCTATTTGTAaccttattattattgttggcAGTGTTATTTATCACAGAATCAGAATTTTCATCACCACCTTGCTTGTTATTCTTTAAGCGGTGGAAATAACGTTCTAACTTAGTACGATCAATTACATGTAAATAATAAGACACCGGTTTACCAGTCCACGAGACAGAACCCTTTAATGGTGACATCTCTGATACATGCATTATTGTACCAATatctgtaaataaaaaagatatgttTGTGACGCTGCACGTATATTGtgtcttttataaaaatatgatacatTACCACTGAGATTTCTATCCGTTATGCGAAAATTGAGGGGGCAAAATGATTTTGACGATACGATTCGTGCTCCATCCCGTAAATCAGCAAATCGTTCTTTCAGTTGATGATCCACCGTTGGACCGAatgcaaaattattaacaaacaCTATCGTAGCTCCAGTAATGCTTTCACGATGTTCATCAGCTAAAAAATCGCCTTTTACCAAACGATATTCACCGCATCTTTTCCCATACCAATTCAACCATTTACGAAAGTTTACTTCCATACTCTAATATTTGACAAAAATAAGACTTGTacagataatattaattattaattcaacaGTACCGTCTCCAAAATATCTTAAAGAAGTAATGTACCTGTGCATATCTTGATGGTACATCAGCTCTTTCAACTCcaatacaaattttgcataaaGTTGCTGCAGCCATTTGAAGAACCACTTGTCCAACTCCAGATCCCAAGTCAACAAATACATCATCTTCTGTTACATCAATTTGATCAATCATTTGACACACGAGTTCATAACTTGTTTCTCCATACACCTCTGGTGAAAATGGCTCATACTGATTTAATTTGTCTGGTTCCACTACTGCTTGATTATATGTTTGCTGAAGTATATGCCTTAGTAAACCTCGACTAGGTCTTTTATTCAATCTTTGAGATGGTAAACTAGTGCCTTTCTCCTATGTCAAATTATGctcaattattacaaataaattatggatttaattaaatataactaattattttacttaccAGCTGAACTAAACTATCAATTGCTCTATTAAATTTGTcacataaatttttcatactttCATAATCTCTTGTGTCATAATcacataaaatgttattttctaaTGGTAGCTTTAGATCTGGCAAATCCTCACAAACCCATCTCATTGTTTCAACAACATCAAGTGCACCATCATGACGAtcctataattaattaataaaattcatttgatTCTCTctcaaatatataattttcataaacattatgtaaaattctgttttatcttttcctttttttaataaacttatTCAGTAacttaaacataaatataaaaatattttttatttgtcaatattttccaactttagaatttataccctaaatatattttataaaaccaTATACAAAGGAATGTACAGGAAATAGaggatatgttatatactaatgaAGATTTATAACCTGCAATAAGGATGatcttttatttgaaatttcctaCTGTCATAAATCAGTATCCTTTGATTTATGACTCTAATACAAatgtttttaaatgtatttaaacaaataaatgactttacaaattaaagttaataaaataatcattataacatcaaaattatattactatatttgtaatttaacacagataacttataatttatgacaatatccatatttcattattatctttattcacaataaagaaacgattaacctacaataaataatttatgcaaggaatttaaaagaaactatTTTGTTTGGAAAAACCAAAGAATCATCATTTTTTTCTCTACATGTATACGTAACAGAGTATACAGTGAACAATTAAGAAACtcatatataataacaaataattacaCGATGTAGAGaattcgataattaaaaagacTTCCCGATAGAGTAAAATAAACGTGACAACGAGATAAAATAAAGGTGGGAAAAAATCGCGTCGTGCGGTACATATACGATCAGCTGTGAGAGTGAGGGATAAAAGACAGGTCACGTACCAGCATTTTATGTATTTCCAACAATATCACGTAGTATTTCCCAGAGATAGAACAATCACAAATACGTAATTAGGAAAGTCCACTACTCACAGATCCGGATCCGGAGGTGAGGGGCCATTGATAGACGATCGGTTCTGCTCCGGCTGGCGAGTGCAGGCGCAGCTCCATTTTAGCAGGCCCGTCGTCCTCGTCCCCGTCGTCGTCGCCTTCCACTTCTTTAGTAAGTCGTTTCTTTCGAAAGCCCAGCTCAGGATCGTGTGTGACGTAACCACTTGGATTAACCGTTCGGCGGAGGATCGTGGTCGCTCGTCCTCCCCGCACTAGGACACTACCACCACGTAGACGACGCTCGCGGATCCCCCCGCTCCGCGGTTACATCGCCGGACATGAAAAGACACGAAGGGCCACCTCCAGCGACCGTCAATCCACGAGGGCAATCGTTAGCCCGAAAGGCAAGCATCCAACATTCGACGCGACGATGGGGAGAACGAAATGGAGCACGCCAAAACGGCCACCGAAAGGAACACGGAACACGAGGCGCACAACAGAAAAACACTGACAGACTATTGTGCTACTCGCGAAACAGCGGTTTGGGGGGGGGGTGACGACATCAAAACATGGCGTCATGTCTCTTCCTTCTACCGTATCGTGCTCGTGCGGCAGCACATCCGGGTGTTCCGCGCCAACTTACTTTACTGCGCATGCGCCTCTGGAACCGTTGAACTTTCGACCGCGGATACAACTTTCTTGTtgtgttgttattatttcatattttttttcgatgtcactttatttattttacatttgccAGAAAATAAACTCAGTAGAGATCAATTTCCGtctgttaatgaaattaatcagACCACCAGAGCAGATTgttttttacattatatatgtatgctaTAATATAAGGAGTTAATAACGAATTGacgattagaaaaatttagtttACTGAATAAAGTTTGGGATGtgatatacgtataatgtttAGGGCCGTTGTTCTTTTTAGTATATGTAATAatgttttgttttaaataagaggataatttatatacatagttACGTATATATGAGAGCGAAAGTTACGATATCGATACTTCTAGAAGCGCAATTACATTTACGGGATGACCTATTGATAGAACATGGTATTTGTCACGTAGGCAGTCCACATAAGAATCAGCGCCTCTGTAGATAATGTACAGAACTTTAGTTCTGCTATTTAAGGTCATCATGTTGAGTAGTAAAGTCAAAGATGTACTGGACGCCGGATatacatttgaaaaaattttgtaacatgagatcaaaataaagagaacatatacttggtaaaatattaacaaaaaagtTGTACTAAATGTTCCATATACTTGTGAAAATATCTACCGATGTTTTGATTCACCTTACGGAGTTTATGCGAACTAAAAAGTACAGTTACCACTGAATGACGTGTTGCACATATTTTTtgattgtaaattgtaaatatattaaaactagGTTAATTAGGTAACACAATAAACGTGTAGCCATGTCGGACGAATTGAAATTAGATCACCGTGCGAAAAAAAGGATCAAAGAGGTTAAAAGGAAAGCTAGACCAGGTAAACATGTCATAACCTAATTTTATAACCTATACGTTGACGTGATATGggcgtaaattatttttaacagacAATTATTCttgacaaattattttatattgctAGTATGACTAGAAGTAATTGAGACACCGTTTGTCTTCTTGTGACGCTCGTCGTTATAAACAGAATTTGGATATGTGATACAAGACCGAACTATCTTTGCCGACCTTGGATGATGTAACTCCAAATTTCCTGAAAGTATTgcgataataatataatataatgcacTTATACGTAAATAGTTTACCGTTTAAATTGCTgtataaacattaaatataataaattatatagtgTCAGTAATATATACAAATCTTAATAAACCTTCATtgtttacataatatattttattatttttatattattcaaacgtttcattctttaaaaaatcgttcctattcttttctttataatagtTAAATGTTTCTTCTAGAACTTGGTGATAAGGCTGCTTGGATCCAACATGGCTatagtaaaaaatttgaatcattttggaatttcattgACAATGTGGATCGTATTGATGAATCTAAAGTATCTACAgaagaatttatagaaaaatatgagaAACCTTACAAACCTGTGATAATACAAGGTGTTCAAAATGGTTGGAAAGCCCAATATAAATGGACTATAGAGGTacatgttttttaaattaattacgaaatatattattatctatgactaataattttctattaaaatgcagagattagtaaaaaaatacagaaatcaAAAGTTTAAATGTGGTGAAGACAATGAAGGATATAGTGTAAAAATGAAGATGAAATATTATGTACGCTATATGCTTAATAATGAAGATGATTCACCTTTGTATATCTTTGATAGTTCCTTTGGTGAACATCCTAGACGGAAAAAATTACTAGAGGATTATGTTATTCCTAAATATTTCCGCGATGATTTGTTTCAATATGCTGGAGAACATAGAAGACCGCCATATCGTTGGTTTGTTATGGGACCTGCTAGGTCTGGtaagtattttaattaatttcataaaatcataaaaaattatagtaaTGATATCTGCTTTAAAAgatatctatataaataattgctttatctaaacaattattttagaCTATGTTATGAATAAGTAATGTGAATACAGGTACAGGCATACACATAGATCCATTAGGAACAAGTGCCTGGAATGCACTGATTTCTGGGCATAAAAGGTGGTGTTTATTTCCTACACATACTCCGCGGGAACTTCTTAAGGTATCTGCGGCTGAGGGCGGTAAACAAAGAGATGAAGCTATTACATGGTTTTCTGTTATTTATCCACGTACAAAATTGCCTACCTGGCCACAAGATTGTTTGCCAATAGAGATTTTACAAAATCCTGGTGAAACTGTTTTTGTTCCTGGTGGTTGGTGGCATGTTGTTTTAAATCTTGATGAAACTATAGCAGTTACTCAAAATTTCTGCTCCCGTACGAATTTTCCAGTAGTGTGGCATAAAACAGTAAGAATTTATGTATAAAACAATGAAttcacaataaaataatatacatgctgtataataatatacgtatgttttaataattttgctaTAGGTACGGGGGAGACCAAAATTATCACGTAAATGGTTAAAAGTACTCAGGGATAAAGAACCAGAATTAGCAGCATTAGCTGAAACTATAGATGTAAAAGAAGATACAGGTGTTGCCAGTGATTCTTCTAGTGGTTCTTCAAGTAGTTCTTCAAGTACTAGTAGTAGTAGTCAATCAGAAGACAGTGCAGATGACAGTGGTCAAGAATCATTGACAacacataaaaagaaaaaaaggtagGAACttgttgttttattatatgtagtttTAAGAAAACcacatttaatattattattagtccatttattctttgtaattataagtataataaGACATAATactgtttttaaatttttagaagAAAACTGAATAACAGCCAACCCTGACAATATCAAGCATATGGGACCTACAGAGACCTCAGACTGTACAGTATTAACCAACAATTGTTTGTActaagaataaatattataattattacgacCTTCAtgttcataataaaataaatgctaGATAATACCAAATTTGTTCTTATTAagtaaatttgtttaaatactATACTTAATCCACGATAATGCACTTAATTTTTGCtgaatcaatttttttaataatacatcTTTGGActtcatatttctatatacTATAGAAtcgttttgttatttaaaaattacatttataaattttatacatgtGTTAAATGCTTATATCCATTAAGGCAGTACACGCAAaacttgttataaaatatttaaagtgtCAAACACATCACACATATATGATCTCaaacataaaatatcgaattaacACATCTAGCAGGCAATAGTCAGGTGCATTATCATTACAAATCCTCGAATTAATTATCCAttgtgttataaattaatacaaattaacaaataaataaaaaaatataattacaaaataaatacatttccaATGAGTGCATGTATTAGCTTTTCAATGAGTTGCTTCTCTGGAAAGTTCTTGCATCTCTCTTATAGTAGCTCCACAGCCTCACTGTTGCATCACTTCACGTTGACATCATATTGCATGCACCATATTGGAGTGTAAATAACATAGAAGCAAAGTAAtacaagaaattaaattaaattttcatattcgtTAATTTATACAAGTCAATGATTATGACAAGTATTATTTTCTACTACAACTTCATTCAATCAAACAAATGTTTTACATAGAATACATTCATAACTGCAACCACACTATTAATGACAAATTTTTGCTAAAAACTTGCATAAATACTTTCAAAAAGCAATACACACAGCTTTGATAGAAACGAATGAGAATTGATCagtaaaagaaatatgaaattttaaagaaatatcattAAGTTATTCTTTCATGTTCAATAACTAATCTACCATGTAATATcaataaacaattttacagaaatttaAAGCGCATTTCCGATTTTCATTACATTCGATAGTAATTACATGTCAAAGCGTTTGAGGCAGAAAATTAAagttactattattttatgatttatcttttcattgtatggaataataatttcgaaactATAATAAACAAGTATGTAGGTGTGTAAGCAAACGAACTGTTGTctgttttttttataaatatttaccagctgaaaagttaaaattttatcaaataaaattcatgtatgtatttatgatAAACATGTCCACACACTTTTATAAAACAGCTGAGTGGACAAGCATGCGCATTACCACatcaacaaattataaatgcaAAGGAATATTATGcagcaaaatagaaaaataagttAAAGGGAAACTGTGGAAATAGACATGGATAATGAGGAATCGGGAATACGCCACAGCTTCACCTCTCCAGAGCTGCAATCAACATTTTAGATATTATTCCATTCAAGAAAGTTATGGCAAGTACTGAACCCGAGCAAATATTtcaacttaaaataatttatctaatCAAGTCCTCAAAGTTAATTtagaataatgtaaaatttttatgttattgCAGCTTATATTTCCAATATGCTTCGGGTCAGTTTAGTATGAGCAACAATACAAAAATGCATACTTACTTGCTTGCAGTAAAAACGTGTTGCTGATTAGTTGTTACAGCATTAATAGCAGTACCGTGTGCTCGAACTTCTCCTATTGGAGTACATTCTGTTTGATCCTTTGGTACAGACCAGGCTTTTAAAACACCTCCTCTGCATCCAGATATCATTACAGATCCATTATTAATCATACACAAACCCAAGATCCAATCTTTGTGAGCATTATTTAGTGATTGAACTAGTTCCATTCTGCTCAAATCCCATCGTTTAATACACATATCCCTTGAtcctaaaaaaaatttattatatgtcgGACATGAAAGaacatcggggcctttcttttggaacGTTTGGGAAGATCctcaatactttagtccagactttctATTATAGCcatacttaaataataaaactgagaaataactgtttatgatttaatccaaTTATGTTTGcgcgagatttatgacagtgggcttaggctcgaagtgacataacgggtcactgaacgtagccacggtcatgGGAGGGACAtatacctaacagaggtatggagtaattaagtagctctccttaaaaacaaagattaaCCTGAGAGATACAGAGaggtacggagaggagtatacaagggcagttccacttggactgtgGTTCAgtccgataagttcgactagtcCAGTGAACAATGTCGAGTCACAAATCGCAATCGTCATtccgttgaccgtgtattcgttatcgaacctaagaccATTGTCATTAGTGTCTAATCACAGCGGTTACTTGTCAATTCTGTAATACTCACACTTGTGCTAATCAACATTACCTTGATTATATAACAACGATAGCTAATTCCaatgaagattcattacacgtCCCTAACCCTAATCATAAtgataacccgacatataaattttaaaaatatctcgaaTGTATTAAAGGTGATAATGATGTTAGAAACctgattttaaaaatacttgcCAGAAAACAATGTCGATTCGTAAGTTGTCAAACATTGAACACCATCATAATGTGGAGGTGCCAGACTGACCGATTGTCCGGATGCATTTGGTTCAACAAGAGATATCAGATGATCTTTGCTACCTGTTATCACCCTTCCATCATCTGCGACAGCTAAACACATTACTGCTGCCGTATGTGGTGTACTTAATCTTCCAGTGTGTGTTAATTTACGGAGATCCCATACTCTGACTTTATCGCTAGACGCGGTATATAATTCTTGCTCATCTATACTGAGCACTAAATCATTGATGGTTGTTTCACCAACAGGAACTTGAAGTACTCTAGATGGAGTTGATAATGCGAGTGGTCCACTTTGAGCTTGACCagatgaaaataaagttttcACGCAGCTGTTTCCTGTACGCAAATCCCAAACTTTTACATATGCTGAAGAAACactgaataataaattatgcatTGGTGAATATTTCACCGCTACGACATTGTTCGGATGACCACTTAATGTGAGATTCTCAATTCCTGTTCCTAAATCCCATACTTTGACAGTTCgatctaaaaattttatacataattaatgtataaagagtattaagagagaaagagagagaaatgtAGGGTACTTTTAAAgatgttaaatatttgttttacgtCTGATACCTTTTGAACCACTGAAGAGCAAATCAGAAGTTACACATATAGTCAGTACTGCTTTGCTATGTCCTTCAGCAACGTGAGTGCATTGCAAAACAGCTCGTGGTTGTgtctgaaaaaaatatatatcatgtATAACTAATAGAATACAGCATTCATACTGTATTTACCTTGCCTTGATATTGAGAAATAATTCCTTTTATAGGTTGTGGATCTGTAGATGTTGGTTGTCTACTTGCAGTTAGTCTAGAGAAAACGTTTTCTTCTCGACTATTGAACCGTCGGTACGTAGTCGGAGATCCAGGAGGTGATGACACATCTGTATGTGCTACTTGTTCCCTAGTTGAGGGTTTGTTATGTTAGCGTGTTAGTTAGCCGGAAATCTTGTCAATTTTAATCCGAGGTAAACTATATTGGCTCAATACAATATGGATCATGCAAGTGCattattataagatataattgtaaattgattttaataaaattagtaaCAGTGTTGCTGAATTATAAGTATATTAATGTGTATAACATTAAATGTATTAcagtataagaaaatattacacattgatactttgaaaataaaaactaaataataaataataaatggttAATTTATGAGAAAACTGTAATTAATGCACATCATGATTCATTACagaaaatgtttaaagaaatttaaacaaaaaacaaaaaaaagaatggtCCACCAAGGGGctttttaaaagtattttcatAGAACAGTGTACCTTAAGTGTTTgtgcttttatttattaattgtcaTGTATACAAAATAGCTgcttacatatatacaaattcatGATCCTTTTGCGAAACAATGTGTTTtatacaaatagaaaattttgcgacatttatacatatttatattagagagagatagaaatgtatataatacattgAATAAATTGTTTGGCATTAAAACAATCTTAATAAGGTACCTGTagtaagaataataaataaaatgtcatTATTACCAAAATTCCCGAAAACTAACGAATTTTCAAATGCATTTTGTAtgagatataaaattttgtataaattgtaTCTTCTTGCCTAATCCAACAATTTGTATGTTAGTAatcttattttgaaaattattaacgtaaacaaaatgtgaaaaaaacaaaatatagaatcaaaagaaataatttttaataaagacAATTCCCTTAATACATACTTTCttgtatttataacaaaagaaATTATGTCACCAGTACACCTTTTCTGGCTATAGttcaaacaaaattaaaatctcataatgaaaatattaataaatgcaCTTGTCGAGAATGATACAGa from Bombus fervidus isolate BK054 chromosome 11, iyBomFerv1, whole genome shotgun sequence harbors:
- the Gpp gene encoding DOT1 like histone lysine methyltransferase grappa isoform X2, translated to MELRLHSPAGAEPIVYQWPLTSGSGSDRHDGALDVVETMRWVCEDLPDLKLPLENNILCDYDTRDYESMKNLCDKFNRAIDSLVQLEKGTSLPSQRLNKRPSRGLLRHILQQTYNQAVVEPDKLNQYEPFSPEVYGETSYELVCQMIDQIDVTEDDVFVDLGSGVGQVVLQMAAATLCKICIGVERADVPSRYAQSMEVNFRKWLNWYGKRCGEYRLVKGDFLADEHRESITGATIVFVNNFAFGPTVDHQLKERFADLRDGARIVSSKSFCPLNFRITDRNLSDIGTIMHVSEMSPLKGSVSWTGKPVSYYLHVIDRTKLERYFHRLKNNKQGGDENSDSVINNTANNNNKVTNRGERGDRAKRDLSRQLESPNHSEQQGTNSDSDADENNIKNRRQSNKIRRKLNRKSNGIRPPARGRQRGRGVKKSKPKKAINISGLDLLHSQTLLSTSPQALGKKPPPAPGCVDQQLSSLSLSLQSHSTSVHEELSIPPAPSATPYALQILLDLYRDQFMLMLESMRTPSYRVSVNTDIAKERERNSKLQSRAAQLEKQIKVLIDDSVALLKARMTELGINATSPGDLLAKAKEIVLRHKQLQAKASKLQAQVASMENEQSRLTALRHQELQEKYSSLTNTNGISNPSQPLTQDYILKEISATLSQRKRLHCQVSKLEHELNVLERASNEKQVAAIAQQQREALGSKHSQSQHHHQQQNGKSGSSRKNREGRSRSQEWPDVPDIGKIQENNPEILAQKILETGRQIEAGRILNRQNTSTSTNSRTRLPQASLSFSTTSPSISSSQSQINNKETTNRTQEPPRVANFEDRLKSIITSVLNEDQQNRNKQQQMQLQVQLQNQTEQDRKRIALPQNVSTPDYTQVSPAKLALRRHLSQERLSSHLTPSDRPTIDSRQSSHDNRIVTGGNGLLGTRTIGDLVSGEIERTLEISNQSIINAAVDMSAIVRPENVYSPISRPASAEGDAGLSTLAHVASYAPTSSAISTCTPTTTSRSSVLFTPVTQPQRYTPVQLPRADIKPYHESYFSDNPSQSLTQAHPPPSLHTSQATSNGELLPVEGLAASLHARILNNQNTKTEPILTTTRSSNSNGSTTTNGMVTAICQSQPSMSLKTEAVVSSVSTSGAPLSPLVEPHSNTSTPLVDEPQMTTQRQRNGIGDDDGEADWQDRISSGFDRLVAFASTELDKRRRSTEGVNTSPDSGLGSDSTVTGPPPVIPSPDEALGPPRTPSPTSPRPPNPSNSSSTSSNSSSSSSTSSVPLKYQRHPDTERHHFKKKFFHRDWNNSGSTSKFRPKGKDWDWNHSGQWPSNDEQS
- the Gpp gene encoding DOT1 like histone lysine methyltransferase grappa isoform X3; amino-acid sequence: MELRLHSPAGAEPIVYQWPLTSGSGSDRHDGALDVVETMRWVCEDLPDLKLPLENNILCDYDTRDYESMKNLCDKFNRAIDSLVQLEKGTSLPSQRLNKRPSRGLLRHILQQTYNQAVVEPDKLNQYEPFSPEVYGETSYELVCQMIDQIDVTEDDVFVDLGSGVGQVVLQMAAATLCKICIGVERADVPSRYAQSMEVNFRKWLNWYGKRCGEYRLVKGDFLADEHRESITGATIVFVNNFAFGPTVDHQLKERFADLRDGARIVSSKSFCPLNFRITDRNLSDIGTIMHVSEMSPLKGSVSWTGKPVSYYLHVIDRTKLERYFHRLKNNKQGGDENSDSVINNTANNNNKVTNRGERGDRAKRDLSRQLESPNHSEQQGTNSDSDADENNIKNRRQSNKIRRKLNRKSNGIRPPARGRQRGRGVKKSKPKKAINISGLDLLHSQTLLSTSPQALGKKPPPAPGCVDQQLSSLSLSLQSHSTSVHEELSIPPAPSATPYALQILLDLYRDQFMLMLESMRTPSYRVSVNTDIAKERERNSKLQSRAAQLEKQIKVLIDDSVALLKARMTELGINATSPGDLLAKAKEIVLRHKQLQAKASKLQAQVASMENEQSRLTALRHQELQEKYSSLTNTNGISNPSQPLTQDYILKEISATLSQRKRLHCQVSKLEHELNVLERASNEKQVAAIAQQQREALGSKHSQSQHHHQQQNGKSGSSRKNREGRSRSQEWPDVPDIGKIQENNPEILAQKILETGRQIEAGRILNRQNTSTSTNSRTRLPQASLSFSTTSPSISSSQSQINNKETTNRTQEPPRVANFEDRLKSIITSVLNEDQQNRNKQQQMQLQVQLQNQTEQDRKRIALPQNVSTPDYTQVSPAKLALRRHLSQERLSSHLTPSDRPTIDSRQSSHDNRIVTGGNGLLGTRTIGDLVSGEIERTLEISNQSIINAAVDMSAIVRPENVYSPISRPASAEGDAGLSTLAHVASYAPTSSAISTCTPTTTSRSSVLFTPVTQPQRYTPVQLPRADIKPYHESYFSDNPSQSLTQAHPPPSLHTSQATSNGELLPVEGLAASLHARILNNQNTKTEPILTTTRSNSNGSTTTNGMVTAICQSQPSMSLKTEAVVSSVSTSGAPLSPLVEPHSNTSTPLVDEPQMTTQRQRNGIGDDDGEADWQDRISSGFDRLVAFASTELDKRRRSTEGVNTSPDSGLGSDSTVTGPPPVIPSPDEALGPPRTPSPTSPRPPNPSNSSSTSSNSSSSSSTSSVPLKYQRHPDTERHHFKKKFFHRDWNNSGSTSKFRPKGKDWDWNHSGQWPSNDEQS